The genomic window GCGGCACGGCACTGTACCTGCGTCTACTGGCCGAAGTCTGGAGATCCCGCGTCGCCTCGATCGCCCTGACCCTGACCGCCCTGGCGATGGCCTACCCTACCCTGGTTCACTGGAAAATCCTGCAAATCGATTCGCCGCTGACCAGCACCCTCCATAGCGCCGCCCCGCTGTGGGCCCGCACGGCCATCTGGGTCGCGATGCTGGCCTACCTGCGGATGCTGTACCGTGACGTCCGCCAAATTGACGCTCACGACCGTCTGGCCGATCGCATGCGGAACCTGAAACTCGTCCGGCTCTGGAACTCCGAAGCGGACGACGAACCCAGTGAAACCGACGCGAAGACCGCCGCGAAGACCAAACGCGCCTCCGCCCGAGCCGCGACGGCCTCCCCTGGTGAGCCACAAGCCAAACGCAACGCAGGCAAGCGGACCGCCGAGCCTGATCGCAGAAAGAATTCCAAGCACGCAAAAGATTCCGAGGACGAAAAGGACCTGCAGGACTCCGGCGACGGCGACGAAAGCCAGCCGGATCGGCCCAAACGGCGTTGGTTCGGACTGCGAAAACCTGCCGCAACCGACCCGCAAGACAGCGACGAAGAGCAGCCGGACGAACCGGCGGACGATGCGCAGGCTGCCGAGCAGGAAGACCAGCCCGACCGGCCCAAACGGCGCTGGTTCAGGCTGCGAAAACCTGCCGCAACCGACCCGCAAGACGGCGACGAAGACCAGTCGGACGAGCAATCGGACGATGCGCAGGCTGCCGAGCAGGAAGACCAGCCCGACCGGCCCAAACGGCGCTGGTTCGGGCTGCGAAAACCCGCCGCAACCGCTCCGCAAGACAGCGACGAAGACCAGTCGGACGAGCAATCGGACGATGCGCAGGCTGCCGAGCAGGAAGACCAGCCGGCTCGGCCCAAACGGCGCTGGTTCGGGCTGCGAAAACCTGCCGCAACCGATCCGCAGAACGGCGACGAAGACCAGCCGGACGAGCAATCGGACGACCGCGACGATGCCCCCCAAAGCCAGTCAGCGCGACCGGCCGCCACGAGTCGCCAGGACGCCGCGCCGGCGGCCCCTCCCCAACGCGTGGCGGACGGCGAACAAGAACTCGATCCGGACACGATCGACTGGTCCTCGCTGAATAAATCCGAGCGACGGCGCCTGCGTCGCGAGCTGAAGCGACAGGGCAAAGCGGCCTAAACGTGGTCGCGCGGGCCGTCGCCTGAACCGCGGCCCCCCTCATCCCCCTCGGTAGAATTTCAATGATAGCATTGATTGCAGGGAGTGATTAATGGGCATAACCGTCAAACTTGGATTGAGTTTGCCGGTTAGCCGGGTTCTGCCAGGCAAAACGCTTTCTCGGGTGCTGTTGCCAATTCTAGTTTCTCCTGCGCTCACGCCGATATCGCTTGTACGCTTCACGCCCTTGCCGCGGGAATCGTATTCGCCACTCCTGCGTGAGAACTTCAAACGTGTCAAAACTACGTGCTGCCCATTGGTGCAAATTACTCATGTTGGCTGCGACCGCCTTCCACAGCGGTTGCGGAATTGCGCAGCGGATCCCGCCGGGGCCTCATGATACGACGACATCCTATCACGACTCGGTGGGTCTGGAGATCGAGTACCCGCAGGTATCGGCGTGTACGGAACAGACACCTCAAGCGGCGGTAACCACCACGATGCCGCACGCCTTTGAGGACCCATCTCAATTGCCGACTTGGGATCTGCCATTGGAAGAGGCGATTCGCTTGGCGGTGGGCAACAGTCCCGTGCTGCGGACGATCGGCGGAGCCGTGGTCACGTCGCCGGCGGCCACGACCACGATTTACGACCCGGCTTTGACTCACGCCGACCCGTTGTTTGGTGCCGAAGCGGCTTTGTCGGACTTCGATGCCCAGTACAGCGGTCAGTTGTACTGGACCAAAACCGACCAACCGACCAACGTCGAACAGGGTGGCTTAGGGGCTGCGTTTAACCCGCCGGCATTGCAAGAGACGGGAGCTGTCTACTTTAACGAGCTGTCCAAGCAGACGGCCCAGGGTGCCAGTTTTGCTTTGCGACACGCCGTCACCTACAACAACACCAACCGCCCCTTCCGGCAATATAACAGCGACTTCATCGGCTATGTCGAAGCCGAATGGCGTCAGCCCTTGATGCAGGGTTCGGGCACCTATTACAACCAGATCGCCGGCCCCAACGCGGGCATCGGGCAATACAACGGGGTGTTGATCGCGAGGATCAACGAAGACGTATCCTTGGCGGATTTTGAAGCCGCCGTGATCACGCTGGTGGCGGACGTGGAGGAGGCGTACTGGAGTCTGTACGAATCGTATCGTCTGCTGGAAGCCTCGCTGCGAGGTCGCGAGTCGGCATTGCAAACGTTCCAATATCAACAGGTGCGTTTGGAAGCCGGAGCAGGTCGACAGGACGAAGAAGCTCAAGCTCAATCGCAGTTCTTCCAGTTCCAAGCTTTGGTGCAAAACTCATTGGCTAGCCCCACGGGACTGTATGCCACCGAGCAACGCTTGCGTTACCTGATCGGTTTGCCAGCCACCGACGGACAATTGATCAAACCGTCCTCGGACCCCACCAACATTCAAGTCGTATTCGATTGGGACAGCGCACTGAGCCAAGCCCTGACTCGACGGGTGGAGATCCGCCGTCAGAAATGGAATATCAAACGTCGTGAGTTGGAACTGGTCGCCGCTCGCTTGAATCGCCGGCCGCGACTGGACTTTTTGGGACAATATCGCTGGCGTGGCCTGGGCGACCATTTGATCGGCGACAGCGACCCGGACCCCTTGGACAACCTGTATGGCTCGATCACCGGCGGCGACTACCAAGAATGGCAAGCCGGTTTGGAATTAAGTTTCCCGGTGGGTCTGCGGGCGGCCAGCACGGCCGTGGCGCATGCCAGACTAAACGTTGCCCGCGAACGCAGCTTGTTGAACGAAACGGAATTGCGGGTCAGCCACGACCTGTCCGACGCGGCTCGCGAACTGGAACGTGCTCACACCTTGTTGCAAACCAACTACCATCGTTGGCAGGCTGACCTGCGGCGACTGGAAGTCCTCCGCCGCCGTTATCGCGACGGTACGGACAACATCGCCTTCTTCTTGCAGGCCCAGCGAGAAGTGGTGACCAGCGAATCGGATTTCTATGGAGCGATCACCGACTACAACCTGGCACTCCGCGATTTGCATCGCCAAAAAGGCACGCTGTTGGCTTACAACCACGTGGCATTGAACGAAGGCCCTTGGGCGGCCGGCGCGATGAACGACGCCTACCAACGCGGGCGGTTCTTCAAACCTCGTCGCAACCCCGGTGCGGTCGAGACCACGCCGCCGGTCAGTGCCGGGCCTTTTGATCCCTCGCAACCCGCGCCGCAAATGGCCGCCTTCAACGCCAACCCCGAGATGATTCTGGAGCAGCAACAACCGGTCGTCACCGCCGATCCATCGGCCGTGCCGCAAGTCGCTCGGCAACCCGAGTTGGCTCCCACCGGTCCGGTGCAGATCGCGCCCCAGCCCACGCTCTCGCCTTCCGCTCTCGCACCGCCCGCTGAAACGCCCTCGGCGGCTCTTCCTCAACTGGATGAGGACGAGGACTCGGCATCGCTGAAGCGGCTGCTGCAACGCTACCGGTCATAAGTACGTCAGGCTTTCCAGCCTGACAGAAGGGCACCAGTCAGCCTGGAAAGGCTAACGTACGTCAGGCTTTCTAGCCTGACAGTTGGGAACCAGTCAGCCTGGAAAGGCTAACGTACAAAAAAAGCCTGAGAGGCCTTGCGGCCGACTCAGGCTTTTTATCTTCACGAACGTGACTCCAAGCGCGTATGGCGTCCGCGAAATCTCCGCCCCTCAACGGTTTCGGTGATTGCTGTGGTTGGGCCCAGCCGCCCTAGCGACGCATGGGGTTGCCGGGGACGGCCGTGCGGTGCACGACCGGGGCCACCATGTAGGGTTCCCCTTGCGTCTGCGACAGGGGTTCGTCGAGCGAGGTTTCATCGGCCGCCGGAGCGGCGTCTTGGGAAGCATCGCCGGGGGCCGCCGAGGGGACTTCCATGATCGAAGTCGCCGGTGGCAGGATCTCGATGCCGCTGCCCATCGGTTGGGCGTCTTCGAGGATCACCTCGTCGCTGTAGGTGATCGGTCCACTGGCTTCCTCCAGGATCATCGGCTCGCCGTGCAGCAGGACTTCTTCCTCGCTGCCAGGCACTTGGGCCATGGGCTGGACGGGACCGCGACGGACCACGTTGGGTCGGGTCACACCGTAGCGGATCTTCTTGCCGGCGGTGCGTTCACGAGCCCGTTCGATGGCATCCCAGTAGGCTTTCTTCGGCCACGGTCCTTCTTCCAGTTCGATCCCACAGTTGTACAACAGGGTGCCCTTCAGGTAATGGATGTAGCTGAGCGACTTGTTGTATTCCGCCAGGGCCTGGTAGTAGCTGACCTGAGCCTGGGCACGTCGCAATTGGCTCTGCAGCACTTCGTTCACCGGACTCAATCCGCCGCGGTACAGGGCCAATCGGGCGTCGACTTCACGGACGGCCGCTGCCAATTGCTGGGCGGTGGTTTCGATCAGGTGGTAGTGGGTGCGTTGCTTGCCAAACGCGTCGCTCAATTGGCTGACCAACAGGCGTTCTTTCTCCCGCAGGAAGTCGCGGTTGCGAGCCAGTTGCAATTGTTTGTTGCGGACGTCGGCCAGCGGACGACGTTGGCCGATCGCCGATGGCGTGTACTCCAACCGAGCTGCAATTTCTTGATAGTTGCCATCGGTCAGTTCACCCAAAGCCGAGGAACCGGCGAAGGGGGCCGCCACGTTGCTGCCGTTGGATGGCCCCAACGTATCGCCGACGCCCACCCAACGGTACAGCACCGAAAAGTTGACTTCGGGCAATAGCCGGTTCTTGGCACCGATCAGTTCCAATTCCGATTTCTTGATTTCCGTTTTGCTGTTTCGCAGTTCAGGGCTGAGCGTCAACATCTCACAGACCGCTTCGGTCCAGTCGAATTCGACACGAGCGATCGAAGGTTCGTCGATGGGCCGAATCAGGCGACTGTCCGTTGGGGCCAAGCCCATCTTTTCACGCAACAGACGTTCGGCTCCGTAGACGCCAAAGCGATCCAGGCCGGGCACGTTGGAACCGGTCAGAGCCGATTCCAGCTGGCTGCGAAACTGGAAGTATTGCCCGGCGGCCTGAGCGACGTCTTGGGTGGTGCCTTTGCCGCCAGCCAAGTTTTTCTTGGCGTAGTCGGCCGTGGCTTGAGCGCTGTTGCGGCCGATCATGGCCGTTTCCACATTGCGGTAGGCCACGTACAGATCCCAGTAAGCCACCTCCACATCACGCACCAGGTTGCGAACCGAAATTTCGAAATCGGTCGTCGTGGTGTCTTCGTTCAAGCTGG from Roseimaritima ulvae includes these protein-coding regions:
- a CDS encoding TolC family protein: MNRRLFRYAAIIQLVLVVVMSVGCTPTQPFFLNESPNLQYYLDTASAIEYPDVQIDSLAETTESLPPLTIDNHEFEYWDLTLEDCVNMALHNSKFFMTVGGTAEQRQNVAAQITSGQAAQFGSVYDPAIQQTTTQSVPLTVDSQGNRVLPRGAARANQVGGVEDALAEFDAQVSGFFNVGTTDRVRNVGPNNVFNPQQYQAFDSTQQAAISKRTATGGVVTLREQVIYARNNVRPNDVGRQVSSDYTAVLEAQWQHPLMRNRGTLINRLPVVLASLNEDTTTTDFEISVRNLVRDVEVAYWDLYVAYRNVETAMIGRNSAQATADYAKKNLAGGKGTTQDVAQAAGQYFQFRSQLESALTGSNVPGLDRFGVYGAERLLREKMGLAPTDSRLIRPIDEPSIARVEFDWTEAVCEMLTLSPELRNSKTEIKKSELELIGAKNRLLPEVNFSVLYRWVGVGDTLGPSNGSNVAAPFAGSSALGELTDGNYQEIAARLEYTPSAIGQRRPLADVRNKQLQLARNRDFLREKERLLVSQLSDAFGKQRTHYHLIETTAQQLAAAVREVDARLALYRGGLSPVNEVLQSQLRRAQAQVSYYQALAEYNKSLSYIHYLKGTLLYNCGIELEEGPWPKKAYWDAIERARERTAGKKIRYGVTRPNVVRRGPVQPMAQVPGSEEEVLLHGEPMILEEASGPITYSDEVILEDAQPMGSGIEILPPATSIMEVPSAAPGDASQDAAPAADETSLDEPLSQTQGEPYMVAPVVHRTAVPGNPMRR
- a CDS encoding TolC family protein — its product is MLAATAFHSGCGIAQRIPPGPHDTTTSYHDSVGLEIEYPQVSACTEQTPQAAVTTTMPHAFEDPSQLPTWDLPLEEAIRLAVGNSPVLRTIGGAVVTSPAATTTIYDPALTHADPLFGAEAALSDFDAQYSGQLYWTKTDQPTNVEQGGLGAAFNPPALQETGAVYFNELSKQTAQGASFALRHAVTYNNTNRPFRQYNSDFIGYVEAEWRQPLMQGSGTYYNQIAGPNAGIGQYNGVLIARINEDVSLADFEAAVITLVADVEEAYWSLYESYRLLEASLRGRESALQTFQYQQVRLEAGAGRQDEEAQAQSQFFQFQALVQNSLASPTGLYATEQRLRYLIGLPATDGQLIKPSSDPTNIQVVFDWDSALSQALTRRVEIRRQKWNIKRRELELVAARLNRRPRLDFLGQYRWRGLGDHLIGDSDPDPLDNLYGSITGGDYQEWQAGLELSFPVGLRAASTAVAHARLNVARERSLLNETELRVSHDLSDAARELERAHTLLQTNYHRWQADLRRLEVLRRRYRDGTDNIAFFLQAQREVVTSESDFYGAITDYNLALRDLHRQKGTLLAYNHVALNEGPWAAGAMNDAYQRGRFFKPRRNPGAVETTPPVSAGPFDPSQPAPQMAAFNANPEMILEQQQPVVTADPSAVPQVARQPELAPTGPVQIAPQPTLSPSALAPPAETPSAALPQLDEDEDSASLKRLLQRYRS